ACGGAGGCTGTAAAACTCTAGAGCAAAGCTTCACTGAGGAAAACTTAGAAACTACCTGAGTGGCCAGAAAGTTCAAATAAGTATAAATTTTTAGTTGAGTCCACTccatattttaatacattttaaggtGTCTGttaagccatcttaccagcagTCCATCCCTTCATACTATTTTACATGTTGCAATGCTAGCCAGACCTTTGTCATTTTCTGTTTATAAGTAGGGTAGATTCTGTTCTTTTTGCTAAGAGTTATGTATGGAAATGTCATGGCTTGTACTTTGTTTTGCTGTAAATCTGATGAGGAAAGAGGATCTTAAACAGTAATTTAATATTTAGCATTGTTACCCAAGATTCATCTCTGCTATTGAGGAAGAGATGAGCTCTGGAAAGGAAGTGTTACTAAGAAACTATATTCATTGGCTGTGTGGGGTTATTACCAGCTTCAGTTCTTAAACATGAATAAATTGAGTGTCTTGGTTGTCATTCAGTGTCAGAGTCAGTGTCATAACGGAATCatgtttatgcaaatattttcttgttgGGATTCTTGGAACTACAATAATACTTAGAGTAGTCTCTAACATCCTGGTTTCCTCAACTCTTTCTTGTGCTTGTCACTTTCTAATTCACCTGCTGTTTCTCATACTGGAAAAGTTACTACTACTCACTTTTCCTAGTCAGGAGACAAGActtttgtcttcttctttctcttctgtgcaGTACACTGGCTTTTCCTCAGAGAACCTTTGCTCTGGAGTTTTACAGCCTCCATAAATATCCCATAGAATTGCTGGCCTGTCCAGCATGAACCCTTGCTCTGCTCTAGTAAGGAAGTGGGATTTGGTGTTAGAATCTAAGGTCCAGTTCAGCATTGACAGAGTAGGCATGGTCTGCAAGGATTTTTCTGACAGAGTTTCTATTGTTCCCAAATCTTCTCAGAACAGGGTTCTAtgagcagaaagaagaaaggtctGTGGCATAACTCTGAAAAGGTACTGTTTCCTAGGACAGAACTGTTTCTGATAAGCCTGTCACTTTGTTAGCCTTAGTGATTGATCTCTTGTGAACTTGTCTAAAGTACGAGAACTCCTTTTGTACCTTGATTATCACTTGACTTACATGTATGCAGATCCTAAGTTAAAATTTCTGTCAGGTTTAATTATGTTTGGGGAAGATATATAAGAAATGTTCCAGGCATACAAATTCTTCAGCATGCTGTTGATGTGAACATCTGTCAACAAAGAGCAAAGTCTCCAGGGAAAGAACTACTTCTGCTTTACCCCTAGGGCCTAATGTTTCCTCATTACTGTTTCATGTTCCTCAGGACTTTTCTTGTAAgtcttatgtttcttttctcacGCATGGCCAAGGTTTGGGGGACTTTAGAGGAAGTATGGTATTGAGGattcttatattttcttagaTTACATATTACTTCTTGTGTTCTGCTTTCTGCCTTGAGAGTCTCTAAGAACCTCACCCAACTCAAGTCTCTGAGAATCAAGGATTAGGAGCTAAGTTTATAGGTTGCCAGGGTCTGGGCTGTCTAATGAATGGTTCCTTTCTAATTTGTCTCCTTTAAGGTTAAGCTTCATGTAGTGGCAGAATACTTTTAGTTTTAATAACACTTTTCGTTAATGAGACTTTAAAAACTACTGAGGAAAAATATACCACAAACAAAGCTTTAAGCCAGGCAGCGATGAAGCctactcttaatcccagcacttggaaggtagaagcaggtggatctcttataAGTtttagccagcctggtctatcaaGCAAGTTCCAGACAgcatgggctacacagagaagccctatcttgaaaacaaacaaagcttttTAGAGAACAATTCTGAGTGTTCAGAACTAGAAgtctaaataaaacattaaaatcctCTCAGTTTACTGAAAAGTTAATTTTGTAGTGTgcttcttaaaaacatttttctttaagattcatAATAGCCTTGAGAGGTGTGTGAGATCTCATTCAGAGGTGAACAATTAATACCCAGGGTTTGAAATTTTATCTAAGTGGTAGTGATTGCTAAGCtcttaaaccctttcctctttgAGGCTAGTCTCAATTATTTAAGCCCTCAAACTTAAGAGACCCAAAGAAAATTCCATCTGGTAGGTTTCAGACCTTGTCTTACTTGGTCTCTCAATGTTCTCAGCTCTTGATTCTCAAAACTGAACCCAGGCAGGACACCCTTAGAGTCTCCTTGGAATCCCAGTCTTCTGACCAGCTCAGTCTCAGGGCGAGGGTGGTCACTGACAGGCTCAGGTTCAGTTGATTGGCAGAGCAGAGCTATGATAGATGTAGTTGTCTGAAGTGCTAGAAACTGGGATATTTAATATGTGAAGGAGTAAAAATAGCATTTGATCTGGGAAGAGCGACAGCTACTTAATGAAGGCTTTTGTAGAAGTTTCTTTTCAGGTCTGTTAGAATTTTCTAAGGAACAGAGCTGACAGAATGAATGTAGCAAAAGTCTTCCATTGAGAGCAGTATTTAAAGATGACTAATcagttgttttatatatatcttatttatttgttttactggttttggttttaatcATGGAGCTTTTTTTGAAAGGCTGTACTTGCTAAATTCATTTTTACTGTGTTGGGAattgtatttttggttttaaatgaaaatgaattttttgtGTTCTTCAGATGTTTTGGCAAGCCAAGAACAACAGATGAATGAGATAGTTACAATTGACCAGCGTGAGTATTCATTCCCATAGAATTTGCCCATTTATCAGtaagaaatgtttctttattaGATAACTTCAAGTTAAAGCTTTCAATATAACTCTCTGACCATggaggacagaagcagctgagctTCTGTCTGTCATATAGACCAGGAATAGAGCCATGGGTATTGGCTTTGCTTACCTTAGGGCCTATTTCTCTTCTCTAAACTGAGAACTCATTATCCTCAACTATTCTTTCAGGTTTTTATTTCTACAAGCCATGCCACCTTAAGTGCTCCACAGCCATGATTGTGTGCATGTTTGAGGCTTGTTATATTAATCTTTGATAAGCTGAGTTATTGAACACTTGATAAACTTAGCTTTGTTGATTCTTGCAACTCGTGTTTCATTCATTTTGACTGCTGAATAGCATGTCTAAAAATGCTGCAAAGTGCATCACCTGATCAGTCAGTTTAAGATAGATCAACAATTTCTATTTCTGCCCTTCCAGTTCCAATGAGGCCTGGCTTTCCTCACTGGCCTTGTGAACTTACAGTCTTAAAGACAAGTGTGAGTTCTCAATAGTTTAAATTTTCATCATGTTTAAacagtttttattaaaaagtgTATTGGAGCTTTCTGATAATGAATATTTGCCATGTTAAGTTGCTACTTTGGAATTGGAAAACTAGCTGTCTATCAGCTGAGATTCACAaactgaagtcttttttttttttttttaagttttatgtatttattatatgtaagtacactgtagctgtcttcagacactccagaagagggcgtcagatttgttatgagtggttgtgagccaccatgtggttactggaatttgaactcaggaccttcagaagagcagtcagtgctgttaaccactgagctatctgtccAGCCTCGACTTTTCTTAACATAATTACAGGGacgtcattttatttattgtatttatttttactttctatattagaaggaaaatatattttcctttttgccttttcttttagcTGTGCAAATTATTCCAGCATCAGTGCCTTCCACTACACCGACTACGATTAAAGTTATAAACAGTAGTGCAAAGGCAGCTAAAGTACAGAGATCCCCAAGGATTTCAGGAGAAGATAGAAGCTCACCGGGGAACAGAACAGGTATTTTTGCATGAACTGGTATTAGACAACTTGTCAAATTAGATATAGTAAAGTATGAGTATGGACTGACTCTCTGGCAGTGTTTAGCTAGTATTTGTAAAATGAgaagtttgattttgctttggttGAGACTGGACCGGAGGGCTTGTGCATGGCCTTTGACCTGAGCTAGCGTCTAACATGACCTATGCTTATTCTGCTTACGGATTTAGGAAACAATGGTCAGATCCAGCTATGGCAGTTTTTGCTAGAACTTCTTACTGACAAAGATGCTCGAGACTGTATTTCTTGGGTTGGTGATGAAGGTGAATTTAAGCTAAATCAGCCTGAATTGGTTGCGCAAAAATGGGGACAACGTAAAAACAAGCCTACGATGAACTATGAAAAACTTAGCCGTGCATTACGGtaagaatttgttttttgttttctaatatcaGACTTTTCTAAAAATGTAGCTTCTTATTCTTGATATAAATCTGGTaggtaatgaaaataaaatacttttatcttAAGATTGTATGCATTCCTGCATATATGCAagagtgtgtgcacgtgtgtcaGTTTTGGTTGCTGAGCTGGCTCAATGAATAAAGGTCTTCTTCATCCTGGAGCCTGCTGCCCGGCAGAATCTCCTCTCTGACCCCACAGTAGGAGAATAGCCGGCTTCAGGCTCAGATACACAAGTACACCCAGAGAATAAACAGGAAacgtgaatttaaaaaaaaaaattaagatttatttatctttatttatatgagtacactgtagctcagacacaccagaagagtgcatcccactacagatggttgtgaggtaccatgtggttgctgggaattgaactcaagacctctggaagagcagtcagttctcttaactgctgagccatctctccagtccctttaaaaaaaattttaaagctaaaTGTTTTATGCATTGTGTTGAAAATTACTTAAgagtttttcttaaaattttgagatgcataaagctttttaaaaagattattataTGATTATTTGTTTTAAGTGATTGAAAAGTATATAATTTATGTTCAAAACCAACCTGCTTATTAATCTTAAGTATTTATATAGTTTGCATTACAATGATGCTATTTACATATTGAATATATGTTATATCAAATTCATGAACTTCTGTTTTGGCAATTACATTTACAGTTTTATCCTTCTACATCTGCCTATATCTGAATATCCAACAGTAGAACATGGGAAGATTCCCCTAGTTACTTTGAACAATCTTAAGTGGAAAGACCTCTACTACCACGTGTTGGTGAGGCTCTGGGAGTGCTTCTGCACTGTGGCCACAGGTGTGCCATTCAGGATTCTGTCCAGGGTAACTGCAATTTGTGCCCTGCTGAGTTACTAAGTAACTTTTCTTAGTAGACCACAAGCAGAAATGTCTGAGTGTCCATGCACACCATCCTAATCAGAAATCGCCTCTGTATCCATCAGCAGACAAACTAGTGAAGCATTGTGGTATTCTCAAGTGTTAAAGATGAACTACTGCCACGGATGATGATACAGAGTCAGGCAGGGGTCTATGTTCAAGAACTGTATGCTAACTATGTAATACAGCATATGAGTGTGTTCGCTTAGGGTAGTTTGATAAAATAGGAAAAGCAAACTACAGCATTTATGCATatgcctttaagaaaaaaaacacaaagaaaagcagtGGAGTTACTGTCTTGAAGCAAGCTTGTGTTTACACTTTTAGACTAAGGATGGTTGGAAAGGACAGAGTGCTCTAGTTATTGGCAATCTGTTGTTAAACCTGAGTGAGAACTTAATGGTAAATTGGCATTTCTAATGTtaacttttgtgtttcttttatttatatggtaGAGTTCAAAATTTAAGAGGTTTTAAAAACTAGTTTCACAAAGATAAGTGGGGACAGCCATGTAACAAAGTAGGGGGAGAACAAATGCTGCTCATGGTGCCATATGGTTCCTTGTGATGTGTGCACCAGACTGAAGAAAGGAAGTATTAGACACAGTGAAGGCTTGTGTGTGTACGCTTTTTTCTTTTACCACTCCAGTCCTAATTACATTCTAGAAATATGAAaccactttttttccttttcccaaatGTCTATTTATCATAAACTTGTATTTTTAAACTGCATGACAAGTAGTTTAGTGGTGAGTAAATTCAAATTCTTTGTTGATGTGAAATCTGATGTACAAAATAGCTATAaactcagctgcttctgtctccatAGAAAGTGTAGTAAACTAGCCCTCTAGAGTGGATTCCAAGCCTGCTCTGCAACGGTAGGCTGGATAGCTGTGCTTCTCTATGATACCCTTCACCTCTTCCTGGAGCCTGTTTCTTCTGACCTTAGAGTTAGTCTTTTGGGACCCCTCATGGTTTGGAGAATTTCTCCAAAATGTGGGGAGCCTTTATATAGTAAATGGAAGATGAAGGTATTTCTTTATTGtattaaatatatcatattagattttatataaaacaagtaggcttcacaaccatctgtaacttttgTTATCTGGATTCTTGTTAACGTAGCTTATGTTTTATAGAGTGTTAACTGTGGCAGTCATTGTATGCTAAGCACTTTATAAAGCTTATCCTTCTAGTCAACAATTCTGTGAGGGTAAGTACTGTTTTAacctcattttatagatgaggaataAAGGATTAAAGGAACTAGGATGGCCCTGTGGTCACAGGCAGCAAGTCCAGGTGTGAGTCTTTGCAGTGTGGTCTCTGACTTAAAGCCCTGGGTTAGATTCTGCTGCCATTTATTTCCAAggctcttttgttttgtcttctctttaGTAATTCTGTTGGTTTCTAAATTACTGTTATCAGAGttgttaaaaatttattttgaaagtttcataTATAAGATTTTGAAGTAATGAGGACTGAAGTTTTGGTAAGTAATATTCTGGAGTTTGATTTGTAATGTAAAGTATTCAGTGACGTCAATGCTTTAACTTTTGTAGTGGGTACAGAACTCTGCTAGGTTTCTGTTTGTAGAACAGTCTAAAACGTAGGGAGTACAAACTCTTCATCTTTTACAAGGTCCTGATgtggtttctctttttaaaggtaTTATTATGATGGGGACATGATTTGTAAAGTTCAAGGCAAGAGATTTGTGTACAAATTTGTTTGTGACTTGAAGACTCTTATTGGNNNNNNNNNNNTGATTTGTAAAGTTCAAGGCAAGAGATTTGTGTACAAATTTGTTTGTGACTTGAAGACTCTTATTGGATACAGTGCAGCAGAACTGAACCGCTTGGTCACAGAATGTGAACAGAAGAAACTTGCAAAGATGCAGCTCCATGGAATCGCCCAGCCAGTCACAGCGGTGGCCCTGGCAGCTGCCTCTctacaaacagaaaaagacaatTGAGATCTAGGACCTCCTGGGGAGTCTTAaggtttttcttaaatatttagagCAAGCTTTGCTCTAACCTTTATTACTGAATTTGAATCTTATTTCTAGAGTGTACAATCTGATGcatgatttttttataaatatttcatactcTTGTGAATTTGGATCTTTTTACGTTGagcatatattttagaatatgttAAAGGATCACCACGATGCCTGCAGTGTGAGAGCAGGTCAATCGGGGGTAGTTTGCTAACAGTCAGGAAAGCTAAACTGGTCAGTATTAATGTCTAGCCCTACCAAAAAAATAGCCAGTAGCGTCTGAAGATGAGAAAAGGAAGCATTTCCAGGAAACAGCCTGGTGTAGCCACTGCTGGAGTGTAGCTGTTTCCTCTCCGCTGCTTTACATAGAGCCTGAAAAAGGAAATTCTCAGCTAAAGCATGTGTGCCTGTTTCATCTAATCAAGCAGAGCTAAACAGtcatatcaaataaaattatattgataATTACTAAACTATCAGGTTATTAATTCATATATTTGCAAGTAAAAAGTAAGTTAACTGGCAGAAGAAAGTGTTGAATGAGACCCAGGTTTAAAGCTGGCTTAACTCAAACCATTGTTAATGGTTTTCTGTATAGATTATTCATTATGTCAAGCCAAGGACTTAAATTATTTTGAGAGAGGCATTTAATTCTAATAAACTAGCTATTGCAAAAATTCCAAAATGATATCATTATTTCtctcagattttaaaaagtatacctcagttagaaagaaaaaaattggtttaattttgacttcctcttttttaaaaatttaatctatAGTACCAGATTATTATGCAACACCATTTATATATTCCCTTCTGTGTTTCTGATAAAATGAAGACTTTAGATCAGACAAAGTGTTTAACGTTTGAAGTAAGTTCCTTGTGAGTAGTTATGAAAAGGTATTTGACTGGGCTCTGTAGGcgattttctttaaataaagtttCCCActtgtttcatatttttcttttgaatattgcATATATTGACTCTAAAAATACTGTACACATGGCTAGCTAACCACTTTCTACATATATGAAGGCAGAAAGATAATTCAAGGGGAgattaatatttctaaaatttttaaataaaccttaTATGAAATGCCTTACTGCTTGCTAACACTAAGAAGAAATGgctaaaaaaattctttctttattttaaagtattatccATAAATCATGATATGAGAGATTAGCATATAATTTTCATAACAGAAAGGAATTCCTCAGATCAATATAAAGGCTACTTTATATACACctctctcatttgtttttatttcaattcaTTCCCCAAATTGGCTTTAACAAGTTGACCAGGAGAGAAAGCACATTGCAATTGCAGCCTGATGGTGCAGCCAGGACTAAGNNNNNNNNNNNNNNNNNNNNNNNNNNNNNNNNNNNNNNNNNNNNNNNNNNNNNNNNNNNNNNNNNNNNNNNNNNNNNNNNNNNNNNNNNNNNNNNNNNNNNNNNNNNCTTTAACAAGTTGACCAGGAGAGAAAGCACATTGCAATTGCAGCCTGATGGTGCAGCCAGGACTAAGTGCTGGCTTGGAGTATTAGGAACAAGAAGGAAGGGTTGCTTACCTCCTACATCATAACTTCCAGTGCCGAGCTATCGGACTTCAACAAGTGTTGCTAGTTTCTTTATAGTAAGTCCTTTAAGATTATACAGTAAATAGTTAAAAAGAGTTaaattgtatcttttatttttgttttttgtttttataaacgaCAGTAGGCTGGCAAATTATTAGTACAGTTTGGTCACCATGAGTCGAAGGATGTAGAGTATAAGAACAATCTCTAGACCCTGGCTTCAGATAACAAATAGGCCTGGGAGCCATAAGTCACTGCTTCAGATCAGGGCATTTTCGCAGTACATCCAGAGCTTGAGAGTCTTAGAGTTACAGTGTTTTGGAGACATTATGTTAAAGTTTTAGCCAAGAGGACAGACTTTGTGTATCATTCagagaaatgtgtttttaagGAAAGGaacatttatatttgtttcaGGTCCCTAAAATCAAATTAAACATTTCCAAGtgcttaataaaacaaaacacaaaaagtgcATTCTGTAGATTTCCTTTCTTTGGAAGCTGTTGTGTCAGTTGTGACTTGAGCACAGTTCTAGACATGAGGTGCTTGTTCTCGTCACCTCCTGCATCCTTCCGCGCACCTTCACACAGGAAAGAGACTCAAGCTTTCTTACTCTGTTTCCActtagatttaaaatatttgttgttcttattgAGGCCCCAGTTTACTATCTTCCATTAAAATAACTAATGGTATAAAAGAATGTTAATTCGTGGTATTCCTTGCTCAGTTTTGTTGGCAGTTTTCCTAGAACCTAagatacagttaaaaaaaaaaaagaacagaaaactgtCTGACTATCTTTTGTTCCTTCTAAGTTCAAGAATAATGAAGTGTTCCTTTTGTTAGGAAACAAGTTTCCATGTGATGTTTACATTGAGCTCATTTTATACGTGCTAGCTGAAGTCTGAACATTGGTGTTGACATTGGGAAGTGCAGCCAGTTAGGCAGAAGTGCTGGGTGTGGTTGAGCGCCTCATGATGAGTTAATCGACTGCATTCATTTTGGTGTTGATCCATGTAAATAAAGTAGGAAAAATTATTCACCTTTTCTCCCCAGATAAACAGTGATGCTCAAGTAtggttatttcttttaaagagtaTACCTCCAAATATTTTTGACAAGTTATGTCATTTTCTGCATTTGCCATTTATGCTACTGCCTTTTATAAAGAACTAGTGTATCCTTAAAATAGcacaaaaaatgttttaaaatttataatggcaAAACAAACCTGTGACTGACTGACTTAATGTCTTCAGATCTAAAAGCTATAAAAAAATGTTGATATTTCAATATTTCACTTACTCCCGAGAAAAAATGCTCTCAGTCTTTTGTAGAAGGGAGGAGAACTTTTGCATACATTTTTACTCTTTAAAGACACTTATACTATCATAATAACaattatgtatttctttgtttttttgtaattttacataaaacagttattttctatttttactcaGATAAATATTTGtgcataaaatgtaaaaatagta
This genomic window from Mastomys coucha isolate ucsf_1 unplaced genomic scaffold, UCSF_Mcou_1 pScaffold12, whole genome shotgun sequence contains:
- the Gabpa gene encoding GA-binding protein alpha chain isoform X3; protein product: MTKREAEELIEIEIDGTEKPECTEESIVEQTYTPAECVSQAIDINEPIGNLKKLLEPRLQCSLDAHEICLQDIQLDPDRSLFDQGVKTDGTVQLSVQVISYQGIEPKLNILEIVKTAETVEVVIDPDAHHAEAEAHLVEEAQVITLDGTKHITTISDETSEQVTRWAAALEGYRKEQERLGIPYDVLASQEQQMNEIVTIDQPVQIIPASVPSTTPTTIKVINSSAKAAKVQRSPRISGEDRSSPGNRTDLGNNGQIQLWQFLLELLTDKDARDCISWVGDEGEFKLNQPELVAQKWGQRKNKPTMNYEKLSRALRYYYDGDMICKVQGKRFVYKFVCDLKTLIGYSAAELNRLVTECEQKKLAKMQLHGIAQPVTAVALAAASLQTEKDN